A stretch of the Kushneria konosiri genome encodes the following:
- the prmA gene encoding 50S ribosomal protein L11 methyltransferase translates to MAWLQLKAHIAPEHAELLEELLTDEGAQAITLEDAVDDPVFEPERGTTPLWNQTVLTGLYDDLEGVSDMIARVREHWASVAGDEPCPEIEYEVLEDRDWSREWMDGFEPMKMGQRLWIVPSWFDPPETDAVNLMLDPGLAFGTGTHPTTALCLQWLDELAVAGELEQKRLIDIGCGSGILAIAALKLGMAHAVGTDIDPQALLASRDNAGRNDIAEQDFDLYLPEQAPNDRFDVVVANILAGPLVELAPMIAGHVAPGGRLALSGILSHQANDILDAYRDQGLHMNEPREREGWVCVEGYRPAETI, encoded by the coding sequence ATGGCCTGGCTTCAACTCAAGGCGCACATTGCGCCGGAACACGCCGAACTGCTCGAAGAGCTTCTGACCGATGAGGGCGCTCAAGCCATTACGCTTGAAGACGCTGTTGATGATCCGGTCTTTGAGCCCGAGCGCGGCACGACCCCCTTGTGGAATCAAACCGTTCTGACCGGTCTCTATGACGATCTGGAAGGCGTCAGCGACATGATTGCCCGCGTGCGTGAGCACTGGGCCAGTGTGGCCGGTGACGAACCCTGCCCCGAGATCGAGTATGAAGTGCTCGAGGACCGGGACTGGAGTCGCGAGTGGATGGACGGCTTTGAACCCATGAAAATGGGCCAAAGGCTGTGGATCGTACCCAGCTGGTTCGACCCGCCGGAAACGGATGCCGTCAATCTGATGCTTGACCCGGGCCTGGCCTTCGGTACCGGCACGCACCCAACCACTGCCCTTTGCCTGCAGTGGCTGGATGAGCTGGCCGTAGCTGGTGAGCTGGAGCAAAAGCGCCTGATCGACATTGGTTGCGGCTCGGGCATTCTGGCCATCGCGGCACTCAAGCTTGGTATGGCTCATGCCGTGGGCACCGATATCGACCCGCAGGCTCTGCTGGCCAGTCGCGACAATGCCGGTCGCAATGACATCGCCGAGCAGGATTTCGATCTTTATTTGCCTGAACAGGCACCCAACGATCGCTTTGACGTGGTGGTGGCCAATATCCTGGCCGGGCCGCTTGTCGAACTGGCGCCCATGATTGCCGGACATGTCGCTCCGGGTGGACGTCTGGCACTCTCGGGCATTCTGTCGCACCAGGCCAATGATATTCTTGATGCCTATCGCGATCAGGGACTTCACATGAACGAGCCGCGCGAGCGCGAGGGCTGGGTTTGTGTCGAAGGCTATCGCCCGGCCGAGACCATCTAA
- the accB gene encoding acetyl-CoA carboxylase biotin carboxyl carrier protein — MDIRKVKKLIELLEESNISEIEIQEGEESVRISRNLPGQQGQVMMPQAPMGYYPQTQAQPPQSTGSAPAAAEESAPAVPSGHQVLSPMVGTFYRAPAPGAKSFVEVGQTVRKGDTICIVEAMKMMNQIEADKDGVIDAILVEDGEPVEFDQPMIIIA, encoded by the coding sequence ATGGACATTCGCAAGGTCAAGAAGCTCATCGAGCTGCTGGAAGAATCCAACATCAGCGAAATCGAGATTCAGGAAGGCGAGGAGTCCGTCCGCATCAGCCGCAATCTGCCCGGCCAGCAGGGACAGGTCATGATGCCGCAGGCACCGATGGGCTACTACCCGCAGACACAGGCACAGCCGCCGCAGAGCACCGGCAGTGCACCGGCCGCGGCCGAAGAATCCGCACCGGCCGTGCCGAGCGGCCATCAGGTGCTCTCTCCGATGGTCGGCACCTTCTATCGCGCGCCAGCACCCGGTGCCAAGTCGTTCGTCGAAGTCGGCCAGACCGTCAGAAAGGGTGACACCATCTGCATCGTTGAAGCCATGAAGATGATGAACCAGATCGAAGCGGACAAGGACGGTGTGATCGATGCCATTCTTGTTGAAGATGGCGAGCCGGTCGAATTCGACCAGCCCATGATCATCATTGCCTGA
- the accC gene encoding acetyl-CoA carboxylase biotin carboxylase subunit has product MLEKVLIANRGEIALRILRACKELGIKTVAVHSKADRDLIHVRLADEAVCIGPAPSPASYLNIPALISAAEVTDATAIHPGYGFLSENANFAEQVERSGFVFVGPTADVIRMMGDKVSAIESMKKAGVPTVPGSDGPLPDNDAEILEIGRRIGFPVMIKAAAGGGGRGMRVVREESQLVSAVAVTKSEANAAFGSDVVYMEKYLERPRHVEVQVLADGQGNAIHLFDRDCSLQRRHQKVLEEAPAPHIDETARAKVLKACVDACIEIGYRGAGTFEFLYENGEFFFIEMNTRVQVEHPVTEMVTGVDIVKEQLKIASGIPLSIRQEDVVANGHAFECRINAEDSRTFMPSPGKITFYHAPGGLGVRMDSHLYTGYTVPPNYDSLIGKLITWGENRESALTRMQNALDELLVEGIKTNIDLQKDLVRDSEFQRGGVNIHYLEKKLGLQ; this is encoded by the coding sequence ATGCTGGAAAAGGTACTGATCGCCAATCGCGGCGAAATCGCACTACGTATACTGCGCGCCTGCAAGGAACTCGGTATCAAGACGGTGGCGGTCCATTCAAAGGCAGATCGCGACCTGATCCACGTTCGTCTTGCCGATGAAGCCGTCTGCATTGGGCCTGCGCCCTCCCCGGCCTCCTATCTCAATATCCCGGCGCTGATTTCAGCCGCCGAGGTTACGGATGCTACCGCCATCCATCCGGGCTATGGCTTTCTTTCGGAGAATGCCAATTTCGCCGAACAGGTCGAGCGTTCAGGATTTGTCTTCGTCGGCCCGACGGCCGATGTTATCCGCATGATGGGGGACAAGGTCTCGGCCATCGAGTCCATGAAGAAGGCCGGTGTTCCTACCGTGCCGGGTTCTGACGGTCCGCTGCCCGACAACGATGCCGAAATTCTGGAGATCGGTCGCCGTATCGGTTTCCCCGTCATGATCAAGGCCGCGGCCGGCGGCGGTGGTCGCGGCATGCGGGTGGTTCGTGAAGAGTCCCAGCTGGTCTCGGCCGTAGCGGTGACGAAATCAGAGGCCAATGCTGCCTTTGGCAGCGATGTCGTCTACATGGAGAAGTATCTGGAACGTCCTCGTCACGTCGAGGTACAGGTACTTGCAGACGGCCAGGGCAATGCCATTCACCTGTTCGACCGTGACTGCTCGCTGCAGCGTCGTCATCAGAAGGTACTCGAGGAAGCCCCGGCACCGCATATCGATGAAACGGCACGTGCAAAGGTGCTCAAGGCCTGCGTCGATGCCTGTATTGAAATCGGTTACCGCGGCGCGGGCACCTTTGAGTTCCTGTATGAAAACGGTGAGTTCTTCTTTATCGAGATGAACACACGCGTTCAGGTCGAGCATCCGGTCACGGAAATGGTCACCGGTGTCGACATCGTCAAGGAACAGCTCAAGATTGCCTCCGGCATCCCCCTGTCGATTCGACAGGAAGATGTGGTCGCCAATGGGCATGCCTTCGAATGTCGTATCAACGCCGAGGATTCGCGCACCTTCATGCCCTCGCCCGGCAAGATCACGTTCTATCACGCGCCGGGCGGACTGGGTGTTCGCATGGATTCGCACCTCTATACCGGCTATACGGTGCCGCCCAACTATGACTCCCTGATCGGCAAGCTGATCACCTGGGGCGAGAACCGTGAAAGTGCTTTGACTCGCATGCAAAATGCGCTGGATGAGCTGCTGGTGGAAGGCATCAAGACCAACATCGATCTGCAAAAGGATCTGGTCCGCGATAGCGAATTCCAGCGCGGTGGCGTCAATATCCACTATCTGGAAAAGAAACTGGGTCTGCAATAA
- the fis gene encoding DNA-binding transcriptional regulator Fis, which translates to MTSHPLSDQPGETPIQLHQHPSQSRTLREAVDQAMSLYFSHLDGENVTDLYNMVMAEVEAPLLRSVMTHTRGNQTQASQMLGLNRGTLRKKLKQYDLI; encoded by the coding sequence ATGACTAGTCATCCATTGTCTGATCAACCGGGTGAAACCCCCATTCAGCTTCACCAGCACCCCTCGCAGTCACGCACGCTGCGTGAAGCCGTTGATCAGGCCATGTCGCTTTATTTTTCCCATCTTGATGGTGAAAACGTAACCGACCTGTACAACATGGTCATGGCCGAGGTGGAAGCCCCGCTTCTGCGCTCGGTCATGACCCACACCCGCGGCAACCAGACCCAGGCCTCACAGATGCTGGGCCTTAACCGCGGAACACTGCGCAAGAAGCTCAAACAGTACGATCTGATCTGA
- the dsbD gene encoding protein-disulfide reductase DsbD, whose translation MMSRALFLLIVTLLGAVLSGAAPASDIFSSASDDVVVEGASRVDSATSNSPWQATSGNASDDADFLPVDQAFTYKAWREGNTIKVGFASAEAYYLYRHRFGLESDRADITLSAPNIPRGKAIHDEFLGDVEVFHQPLIMTATLKTPLPDDAAVPLRIHFQGCAEAGLCYSPETRHLQAAPGATPERFIGARMPDESSPEPDTATRSSSDEGTGAAALPGQSSVLVMMGIFVLAGLGLAFTPCVLPMLPIVTTLVVGQNTGKRRALALSSAYVTGMALTYAALGTLMGLFGASLNLQARLQSPWVLIPFAGLFIVLALWLLGAWQLPTGGPLQQRINAWQDRLRHAGMPGAALAGALSTLIVSPCISAPLAGVLVYLSAGADPLIGMLALLALGAGMGLPLILIATLGAGWLPRSGPWMEGVRQLFAVALAGVALWLIDRLIPPTLSLALWGSLAILTGVGMGALSASEQALWSRVRQALALLVLLWGVLCLIGAAMGHDDPWMPLAGERVATNTSDTASFDMTTVTTRQALDDIIRRADGPVMVDVYADWCISCRRFERDVLGDSDIRRELQGFDLIRLDVTDNGPEVRSLLKRYGLFGPPALLFFSDGQEMTEQRTQGEIGLAQMHNLLKQVEKNT comes from the coding sequence ATGATGTCGCGCGCCCTCTTTTTGTTAATCGTTACCCTGCTGGGCGCGGTGCTGTCAGGCGCAGCCCCTGCAAGCGATATCTTTTCCAGTGCCAGCGACGATGTGGTCGTTGAGGGTGCCAGCCGTGTCGATAGCGCAACCTCGAACTCTCCATGGCAGGCAACCTCGGGAAATGCTTCAGACGACGCCGACTTCCTGCCGGTGGATCAGGCATTTACCTATAAAGCATGGCGCGAAGGCAATACGATCAAGGTGGGATTTGCAAGCGCCGAAGCCTACTACCTCTACCGTCATCGCTTCGGCCTTGAAAGTGACCGTGCCGACATCACCCTGAGCGCGCCCAACATTCCACGTGGAAAAGCCATTCACGATGAATTTCTGGGCGATGTGGAGGTTTTTCATCAGCCGCTGATCATGACGGCGACGCTGAAAACGCCGCTTCCCGATGATGCAGCGGTACCCCTTCGCATTCATTTTCAGGGCTGCGCAGAAGCCGGCCTTTGCTACTCGCCCGAAACACGTCATCTTCAGGCAGCACCAGGTGCCACGCCCGAGCGCTTCATTGGCGCTCGAATGCCGGATGAATCATCGCCTGAACCCGATACTGCCACACGCTCATCATCTGATGAGGGCACCGGGGCAGCGGCCCTGCCCGGCCAGTCCAGTGTACTGGTCATGATGGGAATTTTCGTTCTGGCAGGTCTTGGGCTTGCCTTCACCCCTTGCGTGCTGCCCATGCTGCCTATCGTGACCACTCTGGTGGTCGGCCAGAATACCGGCAAGCGTCGGGCACTGGCCCTGTCATCGGCCTATGTCACCGGCATGGCGCTGACCTATGCCGCCCTGGGAACGCTAATGGGCCTTTTCGGCGCCAGTCTCAACCTGCAGGCGCGTTTGCAATCGCCCTGGGTACTGATCCCCTTTGCTGGCCTTTTTATCGTATTGGCCCTGTGGCTTCTGGGCGCCTGGCAGCTTCCGACCGGCGGCCCTCTTCAACAACGTATCAATGCCTGGCAGGATCGGCTACGCCATGCCGGCATGCCCGGTGCCGCACTTGCCGGTGCCCTGTCGACCCTGATCGTCTCACCCTGCATTTCGGCCCCGCTGGCCGGCGTGCTGGTGTATCTCTCCGCCGGGGCTGATCCGCTGATCGGCATGCTGGCCCTGCTGGCGCTCGGAGCAGGCATGGGCCTTCCCCTGATACTGATCGCCACGCTCGGTGCCGGCTGGCTGCCGCGTAGCGGCCCCTGGATGGAAGGTGTACGTCAGCTTTTTGCCGTGGCGCTGGCAGGCGTTGCCCTTTGGCTGATTGACCGCCTGATTCCACCGACCCTGTCGCTGGCGCTTTGGGGTAGCCTTGCGATACTGACCGGTGTCGGCATGGGCGCCCTGTCAGCAAGCGAGCAGGCACTCTGGTCACGTGTTCGTCAGGCCCTGGCCCTGCTGGTTCTGCTCTGGGGTGTGCTGTGTCTGATCGGTGCTGCCATGGGACATGATGATCCATGGATGCCGCTGGCAGGCGAGCGTGTCGCTACGAACACCAGCGACACCGCATCCTTTGACATGACCACCGTGACAACCCGTCAGGCCCTTGACGATATCATCCGGCGTGCCGATGGACCGGTCATGGTCGACGTCTATGCTGACTGGTGTATCAGCTGTCGTCGCTTTGAGCGAGATGTCCTGGGAGACAGCGATATACGCCGAGAGCTTCAGGGCTTTGACCTGATCCGCCTGGATGTGACCGACAACGGCCCGGAAGTACGCTCGCTACTCAAACGCTATGGTCTTTTCGGACCACCGGCACTGCTGTTTTTCAGTGATGGACAGGAAATGACCGAGCAGCGTACTCAGGGTGAAATCGGGCTCGCTCAAATGCACAATTTGCTCAAGCAGGTTGAAAAAAATACCTGA
- the dusB gene encoding tRNA dihydrouridine synthase DusB codes for MVSGLPCIGPHRLAGRVILAPMAGITDRPFRQLCRKLGAGLVVSEMVTADKRLWHTPKSRLRLDHTGEPGPRSVQIAGGDAAMLADAARVNADNGAEIIDINMGCPAKKVCNKAAGSALMRDEALVAEILERVVNAVDIPVTLKIRTGWCDQSRNALTIARMAESAGIAALSVHGRTREQRYQGLAEYDTIARIKSELAIPVFANGDIDGPEKARHVLDYTGADAVMVGRAAQGNPWIFREIEHYLESGSLLSPPTAVERADVMTDHLEALYALYGEHMGVRIARKHIGWYLACAEDGEQWRREFNTLEHCDEQQHYLKALFAENSPFAHIDGTRAA; via the coding sequence ATGGTTAGCGGACTGCCCTGTATCGGCCCTCACCGGCTGGCCGGGCGCGTTATTCTTGCGCCCATGGCGGGAATCACCGATCGCCCCTTTCGCCAGCTCTGTAGAAAGCTGGGTGCCGGACTGGTGGTTTCCGAAATGGTGACGGCCGACAAACGTCTATGGCACACGCCAAAATCACGTCTGCGGCTGGATCATACCGGCGAGCCCGGCCCCCGCTCGGTGCAGATTGCAGGTGGTGATGCCGCCATGCTGGCAGATGCTGCTCGCGTTAATGCCGATAACGGCGCCGAAATCATCGACATCAACATGGGGTGTCCAGCCAAGAAGGTCTGCAACAAGGCCGCAGGCTCTGCTCTGATGCGTGATGAAGCACTGGTGGCCGAAATACTCGAACGGGTCGTCAACGCCGTCGACATCCCGGTCACACTCAAGATTCGCACCGGCTGGTGTGATCAGAGCCGCAATGCACTGACCATCGCACGCATGGCAGAATCTGCCGGTATCGCCGCACTGAGCGTCCATGGACGCACTCGCGAGCAACGCTACCAGGGTCTGGCCGAGTACGACACCATCGCACGAATCAAGTCCGAGCTTGCCATACCGGTATTTGCCAATGGCGACATCGATGGGCCCGAAAAGGCCCGACACGTACTCGACTATACAGGCGCCGATGCCGTCATGGTGGGCCGTGCTGCACAGGGCAACCCGTGGATCTTTCGCGAGATCGAGCACTACCTTGAAAGCGGCAGCCTTTTAAGTCCGCCCACTGCCGTCGAGCGTGCCGACGTCATGACCGACCACCTTGAAGCCCTTTATGCACTGTACGGTGAGCACATGGGCGTGCGCATTGCACGCAAGCATATCGGGTGGTATCTCGCCTGCGCCGAGGATGGCGAACAATGGCGTCGTGAATTCAACACCCTTGAGCATTGCGATGAACAGCAGCACTACCTGAAAGCGCTTTTTGCCGAAAATTCTCCGTTCGCCCATATAGATGGAACGCGTGCCGCATGA
- the ppa gene encoding inorganic diphosphatase, whose product MSFDKIPAGKDVPHDLFVAIEIPANHTPIKYEIDKDLDALLVDRFMPTPMFYPANYGFIPNTLADDGDPLDALVVTPYPVQPGCVIRARPVGILHMTDEAGEDAKLICVPHQKLSAAYDDVEEVTDLPELLRQQIAHFFENYKDLEKGKWVKIDTWGDKAAAIKAIEKSIDAFQKESH is encoded by the coding sequence ATGAGTTTCGACAAGATCCCCGCCGGCAAGGATGTTCCCCACGACCTGTTCGTGGCGATTGAAATTCCTGCCAACCATACGCCAATCAAGTATGAAATCGACAAGGATCTCGACGCGCTGCTGGTCGATCGTTTCATGCCGACCCCGATGTTCTACCCGGCCAACTATGGGTTCATTCCCAATACGCTGGCTGATGACGGGGATCCGCTGGACGCGCTGGTCGTCACGCCCTATCCGGTACAGCCCGGCTGTGTCATCCGCGCTCGCCCGGTAGGCATCCTGCACATGACCGATGAAGCCGGCGAAGATGCCAAGCTGATCTGCGTACCGCACCAGAAGCTTTCTGCAGCCTACGACGATGTCGAGGAAGTCACCGACCTGCCCGAGCTGCTGCGTCAGCAGATCGCCCATTTCTTCGAAAACTACAAGGATCTCGAAAAGGGCAAGTGGGTCAAGATAGATACCTGGGGCGACAAGGCAGCCGCCATCAAGGCCATCGAAAAATCCATTGATGCCTTCCAGAAGGAAAGTCACTGA